One region of Osmia lignaria lignaria isolate PbOS001 chromosome 7, iyOsmLign1, whole genome shotgun sequence genomic DNA includes:
- the LOC117609446 gene encoding protein O-mannosyl-transferase Tmtc3: MGVPARGALAAIVAISAFVVYLNSLNCGFVFDDISAIKDNRDLRPHTPLKNVFYNDFWGTPMHKEQSHKSYRPLCVLTFRWNYLIHQLDPMGYHLLNVILHIGVCLLYFRTCLMFLSDSATFVSSLLFAVHPIHTEAVTGVVGRAETLSSLFYLAALITYTKCCRSRRSTGWRSLILSMSFVFTAMLCKEQGITATAVCVLYEIFVVQKVRAMDIFLTLKAAFGGKKISLAWSSEGTKRLTVLTLVTFSLLILRLHVMGSKLPVFTRFDNPASVAPTPIRQLTYNYLAAVNLRLLFLPSDLCCDWTMGTIPLIESFTDPRNLATIATHMTILGLLMTAILTPNRQTSIVLIMSLAMMILPFLPASNLFFPVGFVIAERVLYAPSMGFCMLIGYGWSILCDKKFKKPTLFLLITLLAAHSTKTFIRNYDWLDEYSIFMSGLKVNDRNAKLFNNVGHALESQGRFKEALNFFNMAVQVQGDDIGAHINVGRTYNHLKMFKEAEDAYLKAKSLLPKAKPGESYQARIAPNHLNVFVNLANLIAKNATRLEEADLLYRQAISMRADYTQAYINRGDVLIKLNRTKEAQEVYERALFYDSNNPDIYYNLGVVFLEQGKASQALAYLDKALEFDPEHEQALLNSAILLQELGRAELRKVARERLLKLLRKDSNNERVHFNLGMLAMDDHDSGSAERWFRNAVALKEDFRSALFNLALLLADEQRPLEAAPFLNQLVRFHPDHVKGLILLGDIYINNIKDLDAAENCYRRILQLDPSNIQGLHNLCVVMVERGKLGLAAQCLEHAAALAPHQDYVHRHLAIVKARISRLPPEQRDTEVFDDSFWQVGRKDRNFNMGDISSSAAGSTAAANGPGNMGNSGSQFLGQTDSVFSNHHSHIGHKKSNTDSLNDHIMHLKGPSKSPRFTPLNEVKVEVQEVYNDNDRPLKTDTSSKGMNADATELTTIDRERAGKTMNSDESKRIISSGKKNAGTTTRQTKDTALS, translated from the exons ATGGGAGTGCCTGCGCGGGGAGCACTCGCGGCGATCGTCGCCATAAGCGCTTTCGTCGTCTACCTAAATAGCCTTAATTGTGGTTTCGTTTTTGATGACATTTCAGCGATAAAGGATAATCGAGACTTAAGGCCTCATACACCCctgaaaaatgtattttacaatGACTTCTGGGGTACTCCTATGCACAAG GAGCAATCGCACAAATCATACAGGCCTCTGTGCGTTCTTACATTTCGTTGGAATTACCTGATTCATCAATTGGATCCTATGGGATATCATTTGCTTAATGTTATCTTACATATCGGAGTGTGCTTATTGTATTTCAG GACATGCTTGATGTTTCTATCCGATTCTGCAACTTTTGTGTCTTCTCTCCTGTTTGCAGTTCATCCTATACATACAGAAGCA GTTACAGGAGTGGTGGGAAGAGCAGAAACATTGTCCTCTTTATTTTATCTAGCGGCTTTAATCACGTACACTAAATGTTGCAGAAGTAGAAGATCAACAG gaTGGAGATCTTTGATATTATCTATGTCATTTGTTTTCACTGCCATGTTATGTAAAGAACAAGGAATAACAGCCACCGCTGTTTGCGTGTTATATGAGATTTTTGTTGTACAAAAG GTAAGAGCAATGGATATTTTCCTGACATTGAAGGCAGCTTTTGGTGGGAAAAAGATATCGCTTGCTTGGTCCAGCGAAGGTACAAAACGACTGACAGTCCTTACACTTGTCACATTTAGTTTACTCATTCTTCGGCTACACGTAATGGGCTCAAAGTTACCTGTATTCACCAG ATTTGACAATCCCGCATCAGTGGCCCCAACGCCCATAAGACAGCTTACATATAATTACCTCGCAGCGGTTAATTTAAGACTGCTATTTCTTCCAAGCGATTTGTGCTGTGATTGGACTATGGGAACGATACCGTTGATAGAAAGTTTTACAGATCCTCGTAATCTCGCTACGATAGCAACTCATATGACCATATTAGGATTATTGATGACAGCAATTTTAACACCTAACAGGCAAACCTCGATCGTTCTCATAATG AGTTTGGCTATGATGATACTTCCGTTCTTGCCTGCTTCGAATCTCTTCTTCCCGGTTGGATTTGTCATTGCCGAAAGAGTATTATATGCTCCGTCTATGGGGTTTTGTATGCTTATCGGTTACGGCTGGAGCATTTTATGCGACAAAAA GTTCAAGAAACCAAcactatttttattaataacgcTTTTGGCAGCTCATTCGACAAAAACTTTTATCAGAAACTATGATTGGCTGGATGAATATTCTATATTTATGTCAGGATTAAAAGTAAACGATCGCAAtgccaaattatttaataacgtCGGTCACGCATTGGAAAGCCAAGGTCGGTTTAAAGAAGCGTTAAACTTCTTTAACATGGCTGTACAGGTTCAAGGTGATGATATTGGTGCACACATCAACGTAGGCAGAACTTACAATCATCTGAAAATGTTTAAAGAAGCTGAAGATGCATACTTAAAG GCAAAATCTTTGCTACCAAAAGCAAAACCCGGGGAATCTTACCAGGCACGAATAGCACCGAACCACTTGAATGTCTTTGTAAATTTAGCGAATTTAATAGCGAAAAATGCAACTAGGTTAGAGGAAGCCGACTTACTTTATAGGCAAGCTATAAGTATGCGCGCTGATTACACGCAAGCGTATATCAACCGAGGTGATGTTTTGATTAAACTTAATCGTACGAAAGAGGCTCAGGAAGTTTACGAGCGAGCTCTTTTCTATGATAGTAACAATCCAGATATCTATTACAAT cTGGGCGTTGTGTTTCTGGAACAAGGAAAAGCATCTCAAGCTCTGGCATATTTGGACAAAGCGCTAGAATTTGACCCCGAACACGAACAAGCGTTATTAAATTCAGCTATCTTACTTCAAGAATTGGGACGCGCAGAATTAAGAAAAGTAGCCAGAGAAAGACTGCTAAAACTCCTGCGAAAA GATTCTAATAACGAACGAGTGCATTTCAATCTTGGAATGTTGGCCATGGACGATCACGACAGCGGAAGTGCAGAACGATGGTTCCGTAATGCGGTTGCGCTCAAGGAAGACTTCAGATCAGCGCTATTCAATCTTGCTCTTTTATTGGCAGACGAACAACGTCCACTGGAAGCTGCACCTTTTCTAAACCAATTAGTTCGTTTTCACCCGGACCATGTTAAAGGATTAATCCTTTTAGGTGATATCtatataaataacataaaaGATTTGGACGCTGCTGAAAAT TGTTACCGTAGAATACTGCAGTTGGATCCAAGTAATATTCAAGGTCTTCATAATCTCTGTGTTGTAATGGTGGAACGTGGTAAGTTAGGCCTTGCTGCTCAGTGTTTAGAGCACGCTGCGGCACTGGCACCTCATCAGGATTACGTACATAGACACCTGGCCATCGTGAAGGCTCGTATCAGTAGGTTACCACCTGAACAACGCGACACCGAGGTGTTCGACGATTCGTTCTGGCAAGTCGGTCGAAAGGATAGGAACTTCAACATGGGAGACATCTCGAGCAGTGCTGCTGGTAGTACCGCTGCCGCGAATGGTCCTGGAAACATGGGAAATAGCGGTAGCCAATTTCTAGGGCAAACAGACTCTGTTTTCTCGAATCACCATAGTCACATAGGGCATAAGAAAAGCAATACGGACTCGTTAAATGATCATATAATGCATTTGAAGGGTCCGTCGAAGTCTCCAAGATTTACACCGTTGAACGAAGTTAAAGTGGAAGTACAGGAGGTATATAACGACAATGATAGGCCGTTGAAGACGGACACAAGTTCTAAAGGCATGAACGCGGATGCAACGGAATTGACGACAATCGACCGGGAACGTGCAGGCAAAACGATGAACTCCGATGAAAGCAAGCGAATCATTTCGAGTGGGAAAAAGAATGCTGGAACCACCACGCGTCAAACAAAGGATACCGCACTTTCATAG